The Hyla sarda isolate aHylSar1 chromosome 3, aHylSar1.hap1, whole genome shotgun sequence genome contains the following window.
ctattgacttcaatggggtctgtggcagattttcggcagcagagattCCACTGCCAAAAATTTGCCTCGGACAGCCGGAACACATGCTGCAAGTTTGAAAGAAAATACACTCCTGTGAATGCACCCTCAGGCTCATGCTAATGGCCCAAACTATATCCCAAATGGAAATAGCAGTTTTGTAGTTGTTATAACCAAAAAACACAAGGCTAAAAAATACAGCCCCATTAAACCtctaaaagtatttaaaaaaactgcCTAAAAGCTAAAAATGGGTGAAAATTCATGTAACACTAcaaagaaaacccctttaaccacttagtgACTGCCTATTCTCTATAAATGGCTGTCACTTatgggcattaaccccttaaagagtagctcccaccatcctcttttttttctttctgtccctgcctattgcccatctatccctaaccccctccctgcctttatttattttttttattatcttaaaaatggcattttgtctgcctggtagtgtgctcactaccaggcagacttccccagcaggcaccacgtcactgatgcctgctgggggccgagttccgcccatagttgtcaggacagggtgcctccagctgtttcaccaccacaactcccagcatgccctgacatctatttgctgtcagggcatgctgggagttgtagtggggaaacaactggaggcaccctgtgttggaagacacccagcccccgaccaatatcgcccccctccccctcacctgtgccggaccatgagcgggggtccgtagcaagcaacaagtgtatgcccggcttcctgtcatgcccgtacactctggaaactgtctctatgtttctggaggattgaaagtcctccagaaccatagagagagttaccagagtgtaggagcatgacaggaagccgggcatacacttgttgctccatataacgcgctccccccggcaatgacaggagcagtgaggaggcggcgtatccccactggagccgggactgtaagcagaggtaagagccatgttcctccctgctgcagggagaatatgcagcagggaggcggccagtgtgtgagtccagggagccaatgcgcagccctggatttcactgtgctcgctctcgcctgtttgattgacaggcgggagcgagcaccgcagtgactggaaattctgctcatttgccaggctcaaatgagacgaaattctgtagtgacgtcactgccgaatgcattcgcccactaggagggcgacccctagtggccgaatttaaaagtgattttaaactggtttaaaatcactttttttaattaaactatattagagatatgttgtagtacttaagtactacaacatatcaatttttttatttcatgacagtgcccatttaaggaccaggccattttacaccttaggaccagagcattttttgaacatctgaccactgtcactttaagcattaataactctaagacgcttttacctatcattctgattccaagattcttttttcgtgacatattctactttatgttattggtaaaattttgtcgatacttgcatcgtttcttagtgaaaaattccaaaatttgatgaaaaaattgaaaatttagcatttttctaactttgaagctctctgcttgtaaggaaaatggatattccaaatatttttttttaattcacatatacaatatgtccactttatgtttgcatcattacatttacgattttttacttttggaagacaccagagggcttcaaagttcagcagcaattttccaatttttcacaaaatttccaaaatcacaatttttcagggatcagttcaggtttgaagtggatttgaagggtcttcatattagaaataccccattaatgaccctgttataaaaactgcaccccccgaagtattcaaaatgacattcagtcagcgttttaaccctttaggtgtttcaacggaatagcagcaaagtgaaggagaaaattcacaatcttcattttttacacttgcatgttcttgtagacccaatttttgaatttttacaaggggtaaaaggagaaaatgtatacttatatttgtagcccaatttctttcgagtaagcaaatacctcatatgtctatgtaaagtgttcggcgggcgcagtagagggctcagaagcgaaggagcgacgaggggattttggagagtacgtttttctgaaatggtttttggggggcatgttgcatttaggaagcccctatggtgccagaacaggaaaaaatacccacatggcataccattttggaaactagaccccttgaggaacgtaacaaggaataaagtgatccttaatactccacaggtgtttcacgacttttgcatatgtaaaaaaatgtttaaaaatttcactaaaatgtgtgtttccacccaaatttcacatgtatgcaagggttaatagcagaaaataccccccaaaatttgtaaccccatctcttctgagtatggaggtaccccataagttgacctgaaaagcactacgggcgaactacaatgctcagaagaggagtcatatttggctttttgagagcaaattttgctcggggcatgtcgcatttaggaagcccctatggtgccagggcagcaaaataacccccacatggcataccatttaggaaactagaccccttgaggaacgtaacaaggggtacagtgagcatttaccccccactggtgtctgtcagatctttggaacagtgggctgtacaaaatttttaatttgcacagcccactgttccaaagatctgtcagacaccagtggggtgtaaattctcactgcacccctcattacattccgtgaggggtgtagtttccgaaatgtggtcacatgtgaggttttttttttttttgcgtttgtcaaaaccgctgtaacaatcagccagccctgtgcaaatcacctcaaatgtacatggcgcactctcccttctgggccttgttgtgcgcccccagagcactttgcgcccgcatatggggtatctccgtagtcgggagaaattgcattacaaattttggggggcttttttcccttttacctcttgtcaaaatgaaaagtatggggcaacatcagcatgttagtgtaaaatttttttattttttacactaacatgctggtgtagacccccaacttcaccttttcatgaggggtgaaaggagaaaaagccccccaaaatttgttaggcaatttctcccgagtacggcgataccccatatgtggccctaaactgttgccttataaaaaaacgagaaaaaaacaacaagaggtgcgcccctagtgaggaccgtttgatGATAATGAAGGTGTAAcgtaaagatgggttcttacccctaggtgttgcgcttagagcacaacacctatagtAGCGTAGAAATCAAgggaaaccgctgccacgaggaaccacCCGGTTTGACGTCCGTCAGTCCGGTAATAAGCAATGGGAAGAAATACGTGGATAGATTCCTcttaagaaggcgctggtacccaaggatggagataaacttctttattggcaacgcgtttcgatcccgaaccgggatcgaaacgcgttgccaataaagaagtttatctccatccttgggtaccagcgccttcttaagAGGAATCTATCCACGTATTTCTTcccataaactgttgccttgaaatacgacagggctccaaagtgagagagcgccatgcgcatttgaggcctgaattagggatttgcataggggtggacataggggtattctatgccagtgattcccaaacagggtgcttccagctgttgcaaaactcccagcatgcctggacagtaaacagctgtccagcaatactgggagttgttgttttgcaacagctggaggctccattttggaaacagtggtgtaccagacgtttttcattttttggggaggggggctgtgtaggggtatgtgtatgtagtgttttttactttttattttattttctgttagtgtagtgtagtgtagtgtttttagggtacagtcacacagacgGGGTGTTACAACGATTTTccagctgcgagtttgagctgccgcgcaaaatttgctccatcgcaaacttgcagcctgatactcactgtaagcccctgcccatgtgaatgtaccctgtacattcacaagggggggacctccagctgttgcaaaactacaactcccagcatgcacagtccatcagtgcatgctggtagttatagttttgcaacagctggaggcacacgggttgggaaacactgagttagaaaacagacaatgtttcccaaccagtgtgtctcctgttgttgcaaaaccacaactcccagcattctcaggcatgctgggagtagtagttcggcaacatctttagagccagatgttgctgaactacaactcccagcatgcttagagttgtagttttgcaacatctggaggactacagtttgcagaccactaatacattggttcccaatctgtgcccttccagatgttgcaaacctacaactcccagtatgcccaaactgtccaggcatgctgggagttgtagttctgcaacatctgaagggccagatgttacagaactacaactcccagcatgcctggacagtaagggcatgctgagaatgtgtagttttgcaatatctggaagggcacattggtctccaaactgtggacctccagatgttgcaaaactgcaactcccagcatgcccagacgccaagggctgtctgggcatgcttggagttgtagtttacagggtcccattacagcaatgcatgtcgctttacggcgatgtgcattgctgtaaagggcccgaccgcggctgaagaggaactcacctgtcgccgccaccgccgtctccgccgccgggatccgggtcttcagggacgaggtaagtaccggggccggtccccagcactcccccgtcccccgccgcgtcctccggtcttcctcccgtcctctccgggatcagccgggatcatgcgaattcaccgggcggtcgggtcccagagacccgatcagcccggtatcgccgcagatcgcaaggtcgatttgcctacatggcccccctcggcgtttgccctggatgcctgctgaaggatttcagcaggcatccagttccgatctctgcccggcgtgcggcagagaccggaaaatgccatgacgttgtggaacgtcattggtccttaaagcccagggtgccatgatgttccacaacgtcattggtccttaagaggttaaaggggtactctggtggaaaacttttttttttttttttatcaactggtgccagaaaattaaacagatttgtaaattacttctattaaaaaatcttaatccttccagtacttattagctgctgaatactacagaggaaattattttctttttggaacacagagctctctgctgaatcacaagcacaatgctctctgctgacatctctgtccattttaagaactgtccagagtaggagaaaatccccatagcaaacatatgctgctctggacagttcctaaaatggacagaggtgtcagcagagagcactgtgcttgtgatgtcagcagagagcactgtgttccaaaaagaaaataatttcttctatagtattcagcagctaataagtactggaaggattaagattttttaataagtcatttacaaatctgtttaactttctggcaccagttgattaagaaattttttttttccccaccggagtacccctttaagctaggctGACCTCTCTAAGCGGCAGCAGCCTGATTGGTCTGTCCATCTCCCCCATGCTGGCATCGTGGGAGTCTAGCTGTCAAAATGAGAGGCGGAATCCCTCGCCAAATGCCAGGAGCAGAGAAACCTCTATTAAGGGCAGTTAACTCATTACATGCCACCGCCAAAACATGACCCCATCTCTCTAGCAGCCCAGTGACAAGATGGCTGCATGTAGACTGGTCTCCATGGCAGATGGGGTCTTTCTGAGGAACCCCCAGCCTTTCATGGATAAGTCAGTATACACCTGAAGAGCATATTTCAATATTTGAAATGAATATATGTCAGTTTCCAAAGAATTGGTTTCTAATATGCTCTGTAGTCTAATGCTATTGACTAGAAGTGACAATTGTATTCAATTAGATATTTTACTTGTGTTCTAGACCTCCGTGCGGCAACTGTAGACCCCGGATTTCCTAGGAATGCCAGCACTAATGATCCTGAAGTAAAGAAAGCAGCGAGGATAACGGTCTATGCCTTTAATAACATGTCCaatgatatctatctatccaaagaGTTAGAGATACAGAAAGCCATGATACAGGTGGGAACTGGGCAACGTTACTACTTCTGTTACTACAGACGTCCTGTCTGCGGGAGATTTTATCTACAGCATTGGGCATAtatgacaatgtgattttttttttttttttttttttttttaaataggttgTGAAAGGCATAAAATATATGTTAAGAACAAAGTTGGCAAGAACAGTCTGTAAGAAGAACACAAATTATATCTTGGATGAATGTGACTTCCAGAAAGAGCCATTGAAAAGAGTAAGATAATTATGTATCATCAGGACTTTATATAGTATttagcatcttttttttttttttctggaaaagttGCTATGTTCTCATTGACATTTTTAATAGTACAGAGAATTAGGCAATGCATGGCTTGACAAATGGCACAGACTCTGCTGTTCACTAGGATTTCAGATTTGAGCTATAAACCCACAATCCCTAGaatggagtgctcctttaaaggggtactccgcccctagacatcttaagatgtcagatcgccggggtcctgctgctggggaccctctggATCTAcgctgcggcacccacctgtagcggcttctgGAACCACTGGAGGTCCTCACGCTAAGTCCATCCCGACCACGGGGGCTGAAGATTGTGATGGTTGGGATGGACTTAGCGTGAGGAcctctagcggcgggaccccggcgatctgacatcttatcccctatcctttggataggggataagatgtctaggggtggagtaccccttttacatgcattgggggagatttatcaaaacatgtccagaggaaaagtcgaccagttgcccatagcaacatagcaacatcagatcacttctttcatttttgaaaaggcctctgaaaaatgaaagaagcgatctgattggttgccataggcaactcagtaacgtttcctctggacaggttttgataactctccccccccccctaacattttcattttttctacaTATAGAAGAAAGACagcacaattttgtaagttttgttatATTTGTTCTGTTTAGGTTTTCACATGTTATTCTGAGGTATGGAAGATCAGCTGGATGCACTACGAGAATGTGTCCGTACTAGAGTGCAAGCAGGATCCAGCGACACAACGAATCCAAGACAACAGCCGCTTCCTGTAATACTGACGGACTATTCCGAAGTGgagaaataaacaaacaaaacgtCAAAGATTGTAAATAAATATTGGTAAAAAGAGGGCCCATCCACATGAACCTAGACTTAGATTATATGATGTATTTTAGATAAGAAATGAAAAACACCTGCATTGTCAGCATAGAAGCCAATATCACAGACAACTCAGTGTATTTGTCCTTagaatgttttcttttttatggtgATTAAATACAATATTTGAACATACAATATATGCATAAGTCCCACCAGAACATGTAGCCACATGCAAATCAAATTGAAATGTGTGCAGAAAACAGTCTGataaaaagggggggaaaaaaaaacttacagaatagtccccccccacccccctccttggatgaacttgatggacatatctttttttcaaccatactatatAACTTTCACTCACCACCCCTAGCACTTTGATTGCAACTCTTCTGTGGTCCCATGGCTGATCTCTGTACACTTGGCCTCCACTCAAtgcacaaaatgttccgaacgctgaggcagtaaagtacacctttaaggatgtgggttgttttttactttgcagatcCGCTGCAGAATACGCAACAGTTGGTTTTGACTTTGACTTCCTCATTGAACTCGGTGGAGAAAATCTGCAATAAGTCCTTGCTCTTTCTGCAACATAAATTGACAtgccacaaataaaaaaaattctgggccATAAGTCAGTGTAAACACAAAAAATTTGTTCAGCATGGGGATATTTGTTAACATTAAAGTAGAGCCCGGCACTCGCCAAATCTGCTCGAAGAAGTAGAAGGTTTATTTACATCACAAGGTAATAAAccggacgcgtttcggcacaaagCCTTCCTCTGTAGTGTGGGTTATATGCCTTGTAAAAATTATTAGTTGTCTTTGTATCAGACATCTGACATCTCCAGTTATTACAAATGGCCCAGTTGTCCTTATGATGACATTTACCGGGATTCTATGCACTGCACTGCATACAATAGGCCACACTAGAAATACTATATTCTTGCAATATATACTAACCACACAGTTGTTACACTTGTTATCACAGCCCTGTTATAACACTGGCCTGACCCAAAAAGAAGTGTTGTGCTAAAgggaaacacatttaaaaaaaagtcttccgATATGTCAAAGATCATGTAGATTACATTAGTAAAGTCTATGATTCTATATGACAGCTGTTTTTCACAACAACAGAACTCTACAGAGGGCATTAAAAAGGGGTTTTCCAAACCCTTACAATTCCTAAATGAATCTTTTCAAGGCACTTGGGATGGTCAAGGataagaaaaacatggctgcttgctATATCGGTttataggttgtgtgtggttgaTGGTGAAACCCATTTACTTaactggagctgagctgcaatagcaTGCACAACTGAAAGTCAAATGGTTATAAAAACCCTATAGTCTTGTGGACCATTATATTAAtgttcagcttttattttaaccccttcatgacccggggtttttctgttttttgcacttttgttttttcctccttacctttaaaaaatcataactctttcaattttgcacctataaatccaaataatggcttattttttgtgccaccaattctactttgtaatggcatcagtcattttacccaaacatctatgacgaaatggaaaaaaaattcattgtgtgccaaaattaaagaaaaaacacaattttgtacgttttgggggcttccgtttctacacagtacatttttcggtaaaaattacacctttatctttattctgtaggttcatacgattaaaatgataccctacttatataggtttgattttgttgtacttctggaaaaaatcataactacatgcaggaaaatgtatacgtttaaaattgtcatcttctgacccctataacttttaaatgtttccatgtatggggtggtatgagggctaattttttgtgccgtgatctgaagttttagcggtaccatttttgtattgattggactttttgatcgctttttattcattatattactttggaatttttttccatgcacgccattgaccgtgcggattaattaatgatatatttttataaatcggacatttctgcacatggctatactacatatgtttatttttatttacacagttttttttttttattaaaatgggaaaaggggggggtgattcttacttttataagggaaggggttaaatgatctttactaacttttttttttttttcacttttttttttgcagtgttatagctcctatagggggctataacactgcacacactgatattttacattgatcattgttatctcataggataacattgatcaatgattctgccgcttgacttctcatgcctggatcccaggcactgagcagttattcggcgatcgaACATGCAGGTGGAAGGTAAGGGATCCTCTGCGTGTCcaccagctgtttgggatgccgcgatttcgcagtcccaaacagcccactgagctaaccggcactgaatagctttcacttttagacgtggcgatcaactttgaacgctgcatctcaaGGGTCAATAGCGCACATCACAGTgatagaaagggagaggactcaggacacACTGGTACATCCAGGGTCAGGAAGAGGTTAATGCTtattaaaaactaaaatataagGTGAGTTCTAATACACTGCTTGCTTGCTCGGTTAAAAACACAACTTATCAGGCAGTATGATATACAGggttggccatttatatggatacaccttaataaaatgggaatgtttggtgatattaacttcctgtttgtggcacattagtatatgcgaggggggaaacttttcaagatgggtggtgaccatggtggccattttgaagtcggccattttgaatccaactttagttttttcaataagaagagggtcatgtgacacaaacttcttgggaatttcacaagaaaaacaatgatgtgcttggttttaacgtaactttattctttcatgagttatttacacgtttctgaccacttatatgttcaatgtgctgcccattgtgttggattgtcaatgcaaccctcttctcccactcttcacacactgatagcaacaccgcaggagaaatgctagcacaggcttccagtatccgtagtttcatctcgtatcttcacagcatagacaattgccttcagatgaccctaaagataaaagtctaagagggtcagatcaggagaccttgggggccattcaactgccccacgacgaccaatccactttccaggaaaatgttcatctaggaatgctcggacctgacaccaataatgtggtggtgcaccatcttgctggaaaaactcagggaactatcttagagggatctatccaatgtgggttagtgtcagaccaatagtgttggttttgtttaacttcaccattcaaatcttctgcgtaaacggagggtcctgttccaatttttgttttgcccaactctgcaaattcagtgcgccgatctgggtcatcctcattgagatgctgtagtagctggagtttgtaagggtgtcatttgtgagtagctaatatccaccGAAGGGATGttggactaatgccactctccagtgacatgcggtgagtgctacgctgtgggctcttgctgaatgaagctaggacagccactgatgtttcttcattagtgacagatttcatacgTCCACATTTTGGcgaatccaacactgaaccagtttcacaaaacttagtaagcagtttgctaactgtagcatgggagatgggtggtctcgtagggtgtcttgcattgaaatctgctgcaatgacccggttactgcgttcaccagacatcaacacaatttctatccgctcctcacatgtcaatggctgtaaacaaagagaaacttgtaaataactcatgaaataataaagttacgttaaaacagagcacatcatagtttttcttgtgaaattcccaataagtctgatgtcacatgaccctcttcctattgaaaaaactaaagttggattcaaaatggccgacttcaaaatggccgccatggtaatcacccatcttgaaaagtcccccccccccccacatatactaatgtgccacaaacaggaagttaatatcaccaaccattcccattttattaaggtgtatccatataaatggcccaccctgtatactatGCTGATTTTTTTCTTGAcactggtgttaaaggggtactctgctgctagacatcttatctcttaacCAAAGGATtgaggataagaggtctgatcgtggggggtccactgctggggccccctgtgatctcctgcagcaccgcaaattcctgcagcagtggtcttgattagatatgagcgaacttttcaaaaattagattcggccgattcgccgaattttccgaaaaagtttgttttgatcctaattttt
Protein-coding sequences here:
- the LOC130361065 gene encoding cystatin-F-like → MSPGSGDHNTGDRNTGDHNTGNHNTGDHNTGDHNTGDHNTGDHNTGDHNTGDHNTGDHNTGDHNTGDHNTGDHNTGDHNTGDHNTRDHNTGTADLRAATVDPGFPRNASTNDPEVKKAARITVYAFNNMSNDIYLSKELEIQKAMIQVVKGIKYMLRTKLARTVCKKNTNYILDECDFQKEPLKRVFTCYSEVWKISWMHYENVSVLECKQDPATQRIQDNSRFL